Part of the Mya arenaria isolate MELC-2E11 chromosome 8, ASM2691426v1 genome, CACAGGAGACACAATCGTGTTCTCGGACATTCAAACGAACGAAGGATTGGGGTACGATGACGTCACCGGGAAGTTTACCGCGCCTGTGTCTGGTCTCTACATGTTCTTCATACAAGTCTGCGTTTATGACAAAGTCTATGTTAACTTACAACTAGTGAAGGAAGCTAACGTGCTGATTGGTAGCAGTTACTATCATACTCAAGGGCATCCGTGCTCCAGTGCCCAGGTTTTCACGCGGCTTGTAGAGAGTGAGAGCGTCTGGGTGTATTGTGTGTCAGGACGGGACCAAGCCCAGCTGTATCATACAACCAGCGCTCGATGGACTAGTTTCGGGGGAGCTCTTgttcatatttaattacatgAGGACCCTATAAGGAGGCCACACCTGTCCCCCATTCTTCACACACACTATTCAAGTTATAACCATTTTGTTGTGTAAATATAGTCATGTTGAAAACGCACCAGATGACCTGAAACATACCGGATTAAGTGACTGTGGGCGGTAAGACACGGTTTTGAACATGTGTCACCTAAACGAACCACAGGACGTTTGAGCATTCATTATCATGTAACATAGTGGCCTATCTTagatttatatttgtgtatctaaTTGTTTTGACAAAGTGAAGTTAATAATGTATTCTATTTTTGATTGATGATTATTATATGTTATGGTCTTCAAATGTCTCGGCTGggttttcatgtatttttctaTGAAGACAACAATTTTAGTCAAATACATGAATGTTTACTCTTATTCAAATCGCAAGTCTAATATGCCGAATAATAGGACAGAGTTTCtgcatcgtcggcaaccacgatACATTTTCCGTTACATCATAATGATACACATAGCTATAGTAGTGTATCGGGGGTGTCCAACGATGGAGTTTCTGGTGCAGTTGTTCAACATAACTTCTTAAGTAAACACCACGTGTTCAGTAATGAAGAGTTGACAGGTAATTTGGAAACTTTGGGTACTTATTGATACGAATTGTCACTCTCAGGGTACATTATACTAAATAACTGTAAATTAAACTTTGAGATTTCTAAACTATAATCTATTAAAAGGAACTTGATTGTCATTTTGTACAAACAAAGTTAGAAGCTGAAACAAATGTCGTCCCAGCTGAGATGTCGGCTGACATTAATGATTTGTATATAAAGTGAGTGTTCCAGAGCAGAGTAGAGGAGGAGAGAGGAGTTGAAAGCATTGTATagcacataaaaatattttaagatttagtTCTAATAAAACTATTAATAGTTTGGTATTGCGCATTTTAGTCACTCCATTACAATCATGTAGACTACCCACTAAAGAGATATCTCAAATATGACTGAATTTAGTGCTATTTTTgctaaacacaaaatatattactGATATAGCTTTAGTCTGGCGCAGCCCTGCGACTGCCAGTGAATCGTTGATCATACAACTTTTTTAGGATATGACCGTAATTCTATATGTTTGCTTTTCACTAGATGTATTAAATTCACATCACATAGTACATTACTGAATAAATTTCGTCATTCGTTTTCGCCAAATACTTTTTACATGCATAATATCAAATGCAGCAAATTTTACTTCAGGTTAACCcatttattattgtattcacCCCGCGttaatacacggttaaaatGTTACGCATGCCTTTGTTTCTAGTGGGTACACGCCTCCtgcatttttattgaatattcagggaattgtttaaaatgaaggaGAGGTCACGTTGAATTTTGGATTGCATTGCCTTTTCACTGAGTCATGATGGAAATGTTTAATATGAAGGGCAAATACTCATGTTGTAGTTTTGAATCGCATACGCATTGATCTCCCCTAACAAACACAGGGAGAacagaaaattgaaataacacattcggaacttctcggccatttttatcgaaaacaaactcAGATTcatgtcggtacatcagttgaagtagttcgtaaatattttaattatatcattaataaaatgcagtgttttagcttgtgtttattgatctcagtttaaattgattgccagtgaagtgtacttttgcaaacataattaaaattcccaagagttaagtcattaagtttaacttctaaattaaattactacgcgatctacttgcagcggacttaaacataccgatttctgagtatgtaaaccgtccaaatacatccgaggttgttttcgataaaaaatgctGAGGAGTTCCGAGTTATTGCCCTAGACTATATAATGCTATATGGGAATAATTACGTGTAGCTTTAATTGGGAAGAGATGCGAACTTTAAACTTTGAGGGCCGTAATAAAAACGAATcttagttaatattttcaacttagtgaacaattttgcaaattttacatattgtctacatttcatcaaatttattgaTATGCATAAATTGCTGAGACACTTTTCgtgcttattttcataaatttggtgtacaaacattgtttatttcctttaaattcaACTTTGAAAAGGCGATTTTTcacttatatgaacattttcaccaaGATGCCTGACGAACACGACCACTGTTTTAAGCATAAAACGTGATggggtttaaagctgcactctcacagattgtcagtATTGACACTTTTAAATCTTTTTCTTTCAGAATCGGCTGATTtaggtatcaatgccttcaactTAGTCGTGTTAGATAACTCACaaaagaacagatctcaattgtttggtaacaTGCCGGacattacatttttcttaaagcgttagtaacacttaagccataaaacatcaattttcgaacgtgaATATGATAACCTGCGACctcatcttttgtcagcagtcttatatcactggtgttcagacatttatgcaaaaaatggctcattcaaagacaaaaactaaaacagttgtcaaaacaattcaTTACATAACCGTTTTTATTTTTGGTGTTGATTTGTTCTCACGAAAGACATTGGGTCTACATTATGTGGTACACACAATAGTTTAGATgttcaatttaagtattttcaatGGAAATCTGAACAttccaaaatgtgtttttacatTCAGCGAGACGGATGgcattccaaaaaaaataattctcaaGAAACAACGTACTTACTCGAAATGGAAGGGGGTCGTGGGAAGCTAGTGGCGTAAACAAAACTGTTGTttaatgcaaaattaaatacatatgttGCGTATTACCGTAAATTTCTAAACAAAAGTCAAGGTACTTTTGACAATGGCCTAAGCGTTGCATTATGTGCGTAGCATATGCCATGTTTCGTTATGGACATGTTCATATGACCCTTTCTTTGTTAAGAATCTGTTTTATACATGCCATACAGTACTGCATGGACGGATGAAGAAAGGAATCAATCTTTTAATGGCCATAAACTGAACtccatattatattattaattgtcaGGTTCGTTTTTCACACATATTCACTATCTGTGTGTAGCATCGTATAAAACAAGTACAAAGTACATAAATATTCATCGAATTATGCCATTTTATTGACCGAGAAAAATACGGTTTATAATCGGTTCAAGGTCAAGACACTTTGGCACGTATTGATAAAGCATctttttgatgatgatgatgatgatgatgatgatgatgataatgatgatgataatgacgacgatgacgacgatgatgatgatgatgatgttgatgataatgatgatgatgttgatgtgTGAATTTGTGATAtaggaaaaatgttttatctgtCATATCTGCTATAAATCAATGCACAGCGTGTTGACGAATTGTTGTCTGTTGCAACATAGAACTGAGATTAATACATAAATGCGTTCGACTACTAAAGGTTATTTAATTGTGTACATAACACATAAAGTGCATTGTGGGTATTGTCcgtataaaacaatattcatctttttgttaataaatctgTACACTGTCAATAATTTGGATGATGTTTAATTTCTAATCCATATATTAATGTCTGAGTGTTCCTCTCATGTTTTGCATACTTGTATTCATGTTTAATAATCATCAAATATTGGTCGAAATAAagaatattgaattgaaattgatttgaaCAGAATTGGTATTAAAGTATTCAAAACATATGCTGATGGCCAAACAAGTTCAGTCAgatattgtttatacattttcatcACAAAATGAAGGGATATTCTCATAATAATCCGAGTGTAGTCTTCTTTCCATGATACGTTTACAAGAAGCACCAAGTAAGGTGAGGTAAAACCTCTCTGCGTCCATTAACAGCAGCTCTTCTGTAATATGTAATTCCATTTCTGCTACCTTACAGAGGAACTTCCACCTGATTCGCTCGGTAGTTATGCAACCATACACGAGTTGCACTTCTTCACAATGCACACAAATTTGTGAAAAGTAAGTGCACTGGTAAGCTATAACCTAGTCCATAGTTTTGCGACACAAGGCTAAATGTTCGAGTCTCAGGCTATTTTTGTCGAACACTTCATAAATGACAGCGGGTGCTATTATGGGATGCAGCATTCGAAAGTAACAAAAGTCATTTAGCGATAGTGCTCTCCTATACCACAGTTCTGTTTCTCTCGTGTAAACAGGACGTTTCACAAGACCTTTCCACTGATGCTTAGACGGTAGGTCATTTGGATCAATTGCACATTTGCACGTTTATGAAAGTCTGCTTCCCAAATGTGCATAGTAATTTGAAATGTCTGGAATAAACCCTAACTTTACACTATTTTTGTCGAAGGTTAATGGAATTTTACGTTTTATGAACCGATTTCTGCTAGTGCAATTACTGTTTAATGACAGAAGTTTCATAAAACTCATTACTAATTAAACCATTCATTTTGGTACATTTTAACCATTTCTTAAAGGCGTATCAGAGCGTCAAGTATGTACATTACGGTAGTATCTAAAGTTGTTTTGCAgctgaaaattaaaacaaaagcatgtTGCTTAACATGATGTACAGTTAGTTTGTAATTTGAACGCAAGAAAATGGCTCGAACACACGTTTATGTTTGTGCTCTGTTCATCTGCACCGTTTCTTCTGTGGTACTAGCATTGGAGCCGCTGTGTCCAGTATGCTCAAAGTATGATTACGAAGGGAGACTTCTGGAGAGGATGATACGAACGGAGTTCACAGTGGACAAAATTGTGAATGAAAACAAAGCCGCCGTCAGCGATCAAATTAATGAAGGATTGGACATTGTCAGGAGAAAAAAAAGCTCAACTGAGGGAGTTGATCAGCGAGATGTCAACCAATCATACCGTTTATGAAAGGCAACACTCTAGCAAGGTCGAGGAGTTTCTCAGCAGCGCTCGTGCGTCCCTGGATGAAGCGATCCAACTGACCAAAGGTCAGATCGCTGAAAGTTGTCATTTTTTGTAACTCTTGTATTTATTCTTGGGCGTATTCATAATGGTTGTTGGTGATAAATTCCAACTTAGTGAAACCATGCTTTTATTCTAAGTAGAATTGCATTATGTGGTATAACAAAAAAAGGATACTGTCtagtatattatattaattcTTAACTAATTAGAAAACAGAACGAACTGGCAATTTTCACAAACGCAAAATTCATTCAAGTGTTATTAAACTCTAAACATCGttcgttgtttttttgtttcaggCAAGGAAACACCGTTTGTGCTTTTCCATGCTAGTAATCCGAAAGACATAAGTCCCGCCACAGGAGACACAATCGTGTTCTTGGACATTCAAACGAACGAAGGATTGGGGTACGATGACGTCACCGGGAAGTTTACCGCCCCTGTGTCTGGTCTCTACATGTTCTTCATGCAAGTCTGCGTTTATGACAAAGTCTATGTTAACTTACAACTAGTGAAGGAAGCTAACGTGCTGATTGGTAGTACTTACTATCATACTCAAGGGGGTCCGTGTTCTAGTGCCCAGGTGGTCACGCGGCTTGTGGAGAGTGAGAGCGTCTGGGTGTATTGTCCAATTGGACGGGACTCAGACCAGctgtttcaaaatcaatttcGCTGGACTAGTTTCGGAGGAGCTCTggttcataaataaataaatgaggaCCTAATGCCCCCATGTTGGTGTTGTACACGCACCAGATGACCTGAAACATACCGGATTTAGGAACTGCGAATACTCGGTTTTGAACATGTCTCACCTGAACTAACTACAAGACATGGTCGGtcgtttgaaaatatattcactTAAGCTACCAAAACACCCACGAAGCTCGAATGTGTTCTGTTAATGTAGAGTTATTTTTGCTAAATACAAAACATCTTACTCACAGAGTTTTAGCCTGGCGCAGCCCTGCGTCTGCCAGTGAATCGTTAATCAACCTGAATATCTATAAGTGAACATTTTGCAGATTTTAGCAAACCgttaacatttaatcaaatttattgatatgcataaattgttaaaataattctgtttcttatattttgatgtacaaacattttagtttctttaatttcaactaaaaaataaagtgtCCGCTTAGGTGATTGTTTTACTTAGATGCCTAACGTATACGGCCCTGCCGGTTCCCACCGATGAGATTATATTAGATACTGAGTTAACACCCTTTCTCATATTGTTTGATTTCTTTTCTTGGACACGTTTCTATCGGAAAGTTTGAGGTTGGCTTTGAGAATGGAAATGTGAACATTGATACTGATAacagttgttttctttttctcttttttgctGCATTATTATCGTTTGGcagtaaaacttaaaaatatttgccATCAGTGTTTTCAAATCGGTCCTATAGGA contains:
- the LOC128243476 gene encoding complement C1q tumor necrosis factor-related protein 3-like, producing the protein MKTKPPSAIKLMKDWTLSGEKKAQLRELISEMSTNHTVYERQHSSKVEEFLSSARASLDEAIQLTKGKETPFVLFHASNPKDISPATGDTIVFLDIQTNEGLGYDDVTGKFTAPVSGLYMFFMQVCVYDKVYVNLQLVKEANVLIGSTYYHTQGGPCSSAQVVTRLVESESVWVYCPIGRDSDQLFQNQFRWTSFGGALVHK